A stretch of the Vibrio gazogenes genome encodes the following:
- a CDS encoding CreA family protein, giving the protein MRLKNIFIASLLSLGLTACDNSEVGDVSLGLFTTQDIKINQLIDPIVTGVTCHIASIEADLSLSDPSDSSIACRQTGEITPAMIAKIDKSDSGEVIFKKSKSIFFKSMKMRRIYDSKTQTLIYVSYSTKETSGSFKHSISTVPLWGTKAYQMSPESDQ; this is encoded by the coding sequence ATGAGACTCAAGAATATATTCATCGCATCACTCCTTTCTCTGGGCCTTACCGCCTGTGATAACAGCGAAGTGGGTGATGTCAGTTTAGGTTTATTTACAACCCAAGATATCAAAATCAATCAACTCATTGATCCTATCGTGACCGGTGTCACTTGTCATATTGCCAGCATTGAAGCTGATCTCAGCTTATCAGACCCATCAGACTCATCGATTGCCTGCCGACAAACGGGAGAAATTACGCCTGCAATGATCGCAAAAATTGATAAGTCCGATTCAGGTGAAGTGATTTTCAAAAAGTCCAAAAGTATTTTCTTTAAGTCAATGAAAATGCGAAGAATCTATGATTCGAAGACACAAACGTTGATCTATGTTTCTTACTCAACCAAAGAGACTTCGGGCAGCTTCAAACACAGTATATCAACGGTCCCACTATGGGGGACAAAAGCCTATCAAATGTCGCCGGAATCAGACCAGTAA
- a CDS encoding EAL domain-containing protein — protein MQKDLGEAVLQVQPPNNEYKTRLIHIFDVFNEGIFHMDAEGLLTFYNPDFYVQFGIQSPTIHASAWYALVHPDDQELLINRVNAHIDKFEQRILNQYRVRKTDGDYLWIEGSAVCLTERGETYIVGSHRDISDKKMMETYLKEAAFYDDSSALFNLRKLLLDLDLLVQSSDNVFSVIYIRIHELQSYLIEYGSDLLKNVITNVKSAAQVFPQDHATLYRVSLDTYAVLFRDAVSHTSLKMMCTQFVHRYQTCMTQQNTLFANGMSLGIYPDCDHQLESEEILSIAFRTCAFASEQSQSQIELYEGHTQQKVDRYFYIESGLKCALRNKSLSVKYQPIIDTTTGKVSSFEALVRWPTKDYGNIYPDEFIPVAENKGLIVELGYQVFEKACQFINHYNTMNQTSVRVNVNVSVLQLLNSNFPDEMLRITSEAGLTPGTIILELTETVILDEHKYALQQINRLNELGFLLSLDDFGAGFSSIHSFFDLPFDQIKIDRYFSMKTMKNDNSCQFLEFLIKLCRKEQISVVIEGIEDSKMLHQFHAMGASHLQGYWFAKPLSIAAAMYYNPSGVMGMPVLTQDDQQL, from the coding sequence ATGCAAAAAGACTTGGGGGAAGCGGTGTTGCAAGTTCAGCCGCCCAACAATGAATATAAAACACGCCTCATTCATATTTTCGATGTGTTTAATGAGGGAATATTCCATATGGATGCAGAAGGCTTGCTGACATTCTACAACCCTGATTTTTATGTCCAGTTTGGTATTCAGTCTCCCACGATTCATGCCTCCGCATGGTATGCGCTTGTTCACCCTGACGATCAGGAATTATTGATTAACCGAGTCAACGCGCATATCGATAAGTTTGAACAACGGATACTCAATCAATATCGGGTAAGAAAAACTGACGGAGATTACTTATGGATCGAAGGGAGTGCGGTCTGTTTGACCGAGCGCGGTGAAACTTACATCGTCGGGAGTCACCGAGACATCTCTGATAAAAAAATGATGGAAACCTATCTCAAGGAAGCCGCTTTTTATGATGATAGTTCTGCCCTATTCAATCTCAGAAAACTCCTGTTAGATCTGGATTTACTCGTTCAATCATCAGACAACGTCTTTTCAGTCATTTACATCCGAATTCATGAGTTGCAATCCTACTTGATCGAATACGGTTCCGATCTCCTCAAAAATGTCATCACCAATGTCAAATCAGCAGCTCAAGTCTTTCCTCAAGATCATGCAACACTTTATCGAGTGAGTTTGGATACCTACGCAGTACTATTCAGAGATGCGGTGTCACATACTTCTCTCAAAATGATGTGTACTCAATTCGTGCACCGTTATCAGACTTGCATGACACAACAAAATACCCTCTTTGCCAACGGTATGAGCCTTGGAATTTACCCTGATTGTGACCATCAGCTGGAAAGTGAAGAAATCCTGAGCATTGCTTTTAGAACGTGCGCGTTCGCCAGTGAACAAAGTCAGTCTCAGATCGAATTGTATGAAGGTCATACGCAACAGAAAGTCGATCGCTACTTTTATATTGAAAGCGGTTTAAAATGTGCGCTAAGAAACAAAAGTCTGTCCGTCAAATATCAACCCATCATTGATACCACGACAGGAAAAGTCTCCAGTTTCGAAGCGTTAGTCAGATGGCCCACTAAAGATTACGGTAACATTTATCCGGATGAGTTCATCCCCGTGGCTGAAAATAAAGGGCTCATTGTTGAGTTAGGTTATCAAGTCTTTGAAAAGGCGTGCCAATTCATCAATCACTATAACACCATGAACCAAACTTCCGTTCGGGTAAACGTCAATGTCTCGGTATTACAGTTATTGAACAGTAACTTTCCCGATGAGATGTTACGCATTACCTCAGAAGCCGGACTGACCCCAGGGACAATTATTCTCGAATTAACTGAAACCGTGATTCTCGATGAACATAAATATGCGCTTCAACAAATCAACCGACTCAATGAGCTTGGTTTTTTATTGTCTCTGGATGATTTTGGGGCAGGTTTTAGCTCTATCCACAGCTTTTTTGACCTACCATTTGATCAAATCAAGATAGACCGATACTTCTCAATGAAGACCATGAAAAATGATAATTCTTGCCAGTTTCTGGAATTTTTAATCAAATTATGTCGGAAAGAGCAGATCAGTGTCGTCATTGAAGGCATTGAAGACAGTAAAATGTTACACCAATTCCACGCGATGGGGGCCTCTCACCTGCAAGGTTACTGGTTTGCAAAGCCTTTATCGATTGCAGCAGCCATGTACTACAACCCATCCGGCGTGATGGGGATGCCAGTCTTAACACAGGACGACCAACAACTTTGA
- the gcvT gene encoding glycine cleavage system aminomethyltransferase GcvT: protein MSSEQENQSLLRTPLYALHQEFGAKMVPFAGYEMPVQYPLGVKKEHLHTRAAAGLFDVSHMGQICLKGEGAALALESLVPVDIVDLPVGKQRYGFLTNENGGILDDLMIANLGDCLFVVINAACKQQDIAHLKQHLPADLILEEMNDQALLALQGPLAVSVLSQLAPVVADMHFMDVRRVSLLDIECIVSRSGYTGEDGYEISVPADQAERLAHHLLTFDEVAPIGLGARDSLRLECGLCLYGHDLDETTTPVEASLVWAISPVRRSGGARAGGFPGAAVILEQIDQQSAKRKRVGLVGQTKAPVREGTVLFNQQGQEIGIVTSGTSGPTAGQPVSMGYIVRESASLGTEIYAEVRGKMLPMTVTKMPFVPQRYYRGK from the coding sequence ATGTCATCTGAACAAGAGAACCAGTCGCTGTTAAGAACGCCGTTGTATGCTTTACATCAAGAGTTTGGTGCAAAGATGGTACCATTTGCCGGTTATGAAATGCCGGTTCAGTATCCTTTAGGGGTAAAGAAAGAACATTTACACACCCGTGCTGCTGCCGGTCTGTTCGATGTTTCCCACATGGGACAGATTTGCCTAAAGGGCGAGGGGGCTGCATTGGCGCTGGAATCACTGGTGCCTGTCGATATTGTTGATCTGCCGGTCGGTAAACAGCGGTATGGTTTTTTGACGAATGAAAATGGTGGGATCCTTGATGATTTAATGATCGCCAATTTAGGTGATTGTCTGTTTGTGGTCATCAATGCTGCCTGTAAACAGCAGGATATTGCGCATCTAAAACAGCATTTGCCTGCGGATCTGATTTTGGAAGAGATGAATGATCAGGCACTACTGGCATTGCAAGGGCCTCTGGCTGTCAGCGTATTATCACAACTGGCTCCGGTAGTGGCAGACATGCATTTTATGGATGTTCGTCGTGTGTCGTTGTTGGATATCGAATGTATTGTGAGTCGTAGTGGCTATACCGGTGAAGATGGTTATGAAATTTCTGTTCCGGCCGATCAGGCGGAACGACTGGCCCATCATCTTCTGACATTCGATGAGGTTGCTCCGATTGGTCTTGGGGCTCGTGATTCGCTACGGCTGGAATGCGGTTTGTGTCTTTATGGTCATGACTTGGATGAGACGACGACGCCTGTGGAAGCCAGTTTAGTCTGGGCAATCAGTCCGGTTCGACGAAGTGGCGGTGCCAGAGCCGGTGGATTTCCCGGGGCCGCTGTGATTCTGGAGCAGATTGATCAGCAATCAGCAAAACGCAAGCGTGTCGGGTTGGTTGGACAAACCAAAGCACCGGTTCGGGAAGGCACGGTATTATTTAACCAGCAAGGGCAAGAGATTGGTATTGTGACCAGCGGCACGTCAGGGCCAACGGCCGGACAGCCTGTTTCGATGGGATATATTGTTCGTGAGAGTGCCTCGCTCGGCACTGAAATTTACGCGGAGGTGCGTGGTAAGATGCTGCCGATGACGGTGACCAAAATGCCGTTTGTGCCTCAACGTTATTATCGGGGCAAGTGA
- a CDS encoding flavodoxin: MNIAQIKNQWLSAQVDVAYPTPQSLAGRDLYLASVQQCVYQDIELKTVTALMPQDVYHVDFHRLTVMFAQLQASQYHASSEKEAIIEFFTQIIYSPPCELYLGFEQGQPVAAGILTQTATDVLVSDLVIVETCSAYDVPLDFAYQILQHSQVDTAAYACRVELQA; this comes from the coding sequence ATGAATATTGCACAAATAAAAAACCAGTGGTTATCGGCTCAAGTTGATGTTGCATATCCAACGCCCCAAAGTTTAGCGGGTCGTGATCTTTATCTGGCATCGGTTCAGCAATGCGTATACCAAGATATCGAATTAAAGACGGTGACGGCGTTGATGCCTCAGGATGTATATCACGTTGATTTCCATCGTTTAACGGTCATGTTTGCTCAACTCCAAGCCTCGCAATACCATGCTTCGTCAGAAAAAGAAGCCATTATCGAGTTTTTTACACAAATCATCTATTCTCCGCCCTGTGAATTGTATCTTGGTTTTGAACAGGGCCAACCCGTTGCCGCCGGGATTTTAACTCAGACAGCAACCGATGTGCTGGTGTCGGATTTAGTCATTGTGGAGACTTGTTCCGCTTACGATGTTCCGCTTGATTTTGCATATCAGATTTTACAGCACAGCCAAGTGGATACGGCCGCCTACGCTTGTCGTGTTGAGTTACAGGCATAG
- a CDS encoding methyl-accepting chemotaxis protein, giving the protein MNLNLIVSRVYLGFFTIILTMLISAGALLNSNHKVSANMEFMLKQSAPFILRSGELTINYLNIDRSMMSYLSTLYPEDLEPLSKSIHQSMQDFQTKLAWFKALPDPDNRIGAFIEKIESTAVKTFQDINMTLDGYKKYLEMKDKNVKQRALLQSLIMQINNNLLENLAAENQPDARQSIEALLTQIGLLVGEVNEAFSLQDVIETRALERRFKIRKTRLDKAIATFQSASPTFFRQSEAPLKRLEQQAFSADGAVSKHIATVELYDQLTEQQDNVKLDIDAQLKHIDDFSTYATQIAEQRYAESTEQAKESVITLAVLSVASVVIALLIGIVIATMIRRPSRRLQRVLGQVAEKDLSSRVNYQTNNEFGMLSKAVNLVIDDLSHIIHQMRSTAKQLNHASLDNQQTSEELSLAIAEQTSQTALTATAMEEIEYTVNDISESVSETLSIATIAVNGSNSGQVLMQKNVELLNHLSQRLRDSTQTIYQLESYCTGIESILDIISNISSQTNLLALNAAIEAARAGEQGRGFSVVADEVRGLAEKTTASTQEIQSKIEQLQQSSVLAVKQISECVDDMENCIMQTQDVDASLNEVHINLNKIEERSHKISASTKQHQFAAIQVKENINKIQTLSHQNMIRSENLAEQSKALEQMAEYQSELTSSFKL; this is encoded by the coding sequence ATGAACCTTAATTTAATTGTATCTAGAGTTTATCTGGGGTTTTTTACTATTATTCTAACCATGTTAATTTCAGCGGGTGCATTATTAAATAGTAATCATAAAGTTTCTGCCAATATGGAATTTATGTTGAAACAATCAGCACCATTCATATTACGTTCGGGTGAATTGACGATCAACTATTTGAATATTGATCGTAGCATGATGTCATATCTATCAACGCTATACCCAGAAGATTTAGAACCTTTAAGCAAGTCCATCCATCAATCGATGCAAGATTTCCAGACCAAACTCGCATGGTTTAAGGCGCTTCCTGACCCCGATAATCGTATTGGCGCGTTTATCGAGAAAATAGAATCAACAGCGGTGAAGACCTTTCAAGATATTAATATGACGTTAGATGGGTATAAAAAATATCTGGAAATGAAAGATAAAAATGTCAAACAACGGGCATTACTGCAATCGCTCATTATGCAAATTAATAATAATTTGTTAGAAAATCTTGCCGCAGAAAATCAGCCTGATGCTCGTCAGTCGATTGAAGCACTGCTCACCCAAATCGGCTTACTGGTTGGTGAAGTCAATGAAGCCTTTTCCTTACAAGATGTGATTGAGACGCGTGCATTAGAGCGGCGTTTTAAAATACGGAAAACGCGCCTAGATAAAGCGATTGCAACGTTCCAGTCTGCTTCGCCTACATTCTTTCGTCAAAGTGAAGCACCACTGAAACGACTGGAGCAGCAGGCCTTCTCTGCTGACGGGGCTGTCTCAAAGCATATTGCGACGGTTGAACTGTATGACCAACTGACCGAACAGCAAGATAACGTCAAATTAGATATTGATGCACAATTGAAACATATTGATGATTTTTCAACCTATGCAACTCAAATCGCAGAGCAACGCTATGCTGAGTCAACAGAGCAGGCGAAGGAATCCGTGATTACACTGGCGGTATTATCGGTTGCGTCAGTCGTAATTGCACTCTTGATCGGCATTGTGATCGCGACCATGATTCGCAGACCAAGCAGACGTCTGCAACGCGTACTTGGTCAGGTTGCAGAAAAAGATCTCAGTTCACGTGTCAATTATCAAACTAATAATGAATTTGGCATGTTGTCTAAGGCGGTGAATCTGGTTATCGATGATTTATCCCATATCATTCATCAAATGCGCTCGACAGCGAAGCAACTCAACCATGCTTCTCTCGATAATCAACAGACTAGTGAAGAACTCAGTCTGGCTATTGCAGAACAAACCTCACAAACCGCATTGACGGCCACAGCAATGGAAGAAATTGAGTACACAGTGAACGATATTTCAGAGTCGGTCAGTGAGACGTTATCTATCGCAACCATTGCTGTGAACGGTTCGAATTCAGGGCAGGTATTGATGCAGAAAAATGTTGAGCTATTGAATCATTTATCTCAGCGTTTGAGAGATTCGACCCAAACGATATATCAGTTGGAAAGTTACTGTACCGGTATCGAGTCAATTCTGGACATTATTTCTAATATTTCTTCACAAACGAATCTGCTGGCTTTGAATGCAGCGATTGAGGCGGCAAGAGCCGGAGAACAAGGCCGGGGTTTTTCTGTGGTTGCAGATGAAGTGAGAGGGTTAGCTGAAAAAACCACAGCAAGTACTCAAGAAATACAATCAAAAATTGAACAGCTACAACAAAGCTCAGTCTTAGCGGTGAAACAAATATCAGAATGTGTCGATGATATGGAAAACTGTATCATGCAAACTCAGGATGTCGATGCCTCTTTAAATGAAGTGCATATTAATCTGAATAAAATTGAAGAGCGTAGTCATAAAATATCAGCATCGACGAAACAGCATCAGTTTGCTGCAATTCAAGTCAAAGAAAATATTAATAAGATCCAGACATTGTCTCATCAAAATATGATTCGGTCTGAAAATTTAGCAGAGCAGAGTAAGGCATTAGAACAAATGGCAGAATATCAATCTGAACTCACATCCTCGTTTAAATTATGA
- a CDS encoding acetate/propionate family kinase, producing the protein MSNSYVLVVNSGSSSLKFAVIDTQNGEAIVSGLGECFGLPEAVISWKYQGEKTEEMIDYPDNHHQHAVDRIVKLIDSLGLSDQIIAAGHRIVHGGEKFTSTVRINEQVVDEIEQLAELAPLHNLAHGKGIRAAMKAFPSLPQFAVFDTAFHQTMPPKAYRYAIPTELYDKYAIRRYGFHGTSHYYVSREAAKMLDKDINHTNVISVHLGNGASVCAIQNGKCVDTSMGFTPQAGLMMGTRCGDIDPAVIEFLLKKGWSQDQVFDTLYKKSGFLGVSGFTSDVRGVLEAMEQGNEDAKLAFDVFTYRAAKYIASYMIPLQRVDAIIFTGGIGENALPVRREILNALRVFGFVEDEAGNEAARFGQSGVIARSEMFNTVALVIPTNEELVIVKQAVALLD; encoded by the coding sequence ATGTCGAACTCGTATGTGTTGGTCGTTAATTCAGGTAGTTCATCCCTTAAATTTGCAGTGATTGATACACAAAACGGTGAAGCTATTGTTAGTGGATTAGGTGAGTGTTTCGGGTTACCCGAGGCGGTTATCAGCTGGAAATATCAGGGTGAAAAAACTGAGGAGATGATCGATTATCCTGATAATCATCACCAACATGCGGTTGATCGGATTGTCAAACTGATAGATTCACTTGGATTGAGTGACCAAATCATTGCCGCCGGACACCGGATTGTTCATGGGGGTGAAAAATTCACTTCGACGGTTCGAATCAATGAACAAGTCGTTGACGAAATTGAGCAACTAGCTGAATTGGCACCTCTACATAATCTCGCCCATGGCAAAGGCATTCGTGCCGCGATGAAAGCATTCCCTTCGCTCCCTCAGTTTGCTGTGTTTGATACTGCGTTTCACCAAACCATGCCACCCAAAGCCTACAGATATGCGATTCCGACGGAGCTATATGATAAATATGCGATTCGCCGTTATGGTTTCCATGGCACCAGCCATTATTATGTCAGCCGTGAAGCGGCAAAAATGCTGGATAAAGATATCAATCACACCAATGTTATTTCTGTTCATCTGGGGAATGGGGCATCGGTCTGTGCGATTCAAAACGGGAAGTGTGTTGATACGTCGATGGGATTCACCCCGCAGGCTGGATTGATGATGGGGACGCGCTGTGGTGACATCGATCCGGCTGTAATTGAGTTTTTATTAAAGAAAGGCTGGTCACAAGACCAAGTGTTTGACACCTTATATAAAAAGTCAGGCTTCTTGGGTGTATCCGGCTTTACTTCCGATGTTCGTGGCGTGTTAGAAGCCATGGAGCAGGGCAATGAAGATGCCAAACTTGCTTTTGACGTGTTTACCTATCGCGCTGCAAAATATATTGCTTCGTATATGATTCCGCTTCAGCGTGTTGATGCGATTATATTTACTGGCGGAATTGGTGAAAACGCACTGCCGGTTCGGCGCGAAATTTTGAATGCTTTGCGGGTGTTCGGATTCGTGGAAGATGAAGCCGGTAATGAAGCGGCTCGATTTGGTCAGTCTGGTGTGATTGCTCGCTCTGAAATGTTCAATACTGTTGCGCTGGTGATTCCAACCAACGAAGAATTGGTGATTGTCAAACAGGCAGTTGCATTGTTAGATTAA
- a CDS encoding LacI family DNA-binding transcriptional regulator: MVTIKHVSERAGVSQATVSRVINGSTRVSREKQLKVERAIKELGYRPNSIAQALASSRTESIGIVVPELGGPFYSGILQSIEGQLRQLGYHAVITAGANTEQSQKDAVEFLLGRRVDALILHTQQLDDDYLIMLEERGLPIILINRVVPEMVTSCIDIDNEAGGLLATQYLIKMGHKHIACITGPLNKSDARGRLQGYRKALENAGLEYNEMLVSEAGFTEETGMSSMKKLLNRGCPFSAVFAANDHMAFGAREVLVSVGLSVPDDISLVGFDNILFARYLTPGLTTIDFPIEQMSKEAVKLAIHKLNKNKSDVNLKLVPSLVIRDSVKNVINTL, encoded by the coding sequence TTGGTCACGATTAAACATGTATCAGAACGTGCAGGTGTATCACAAGCAACCGTTTCCAGAGTTATCAATGGGTCGACCCGAGTCAGTCGGGAAAAACAGTTAAAAGTTGAAAGAGCCATTAAAGAATTGGGTTATCGTCCCAACTCTATTGCTCAAGCATTGGCTTCTAGCCGTACAGAAAGTATTGGTATTGTTGTCCCCGAATTGGGTGGTCCGTTTTATTCAGGGATATTACAAAGTATTGAAGGACAGTTACGTCAGCTCGGTTATCATGCGGTTATTACCGCAGGGGCAAATACTGAGCAAAGCCAGAAAGATGCCGTTGAATTTCTTTTAGGCCGCCGGGTTGATGCGCTTATTCTTCATACACAACAACTCGATGATGATTATTTAATCATGTTAGAAGAACGCGGGTTGCCGATTATTTTGATTAATCGGGTCGTTCCTGAAATGGTGACCAGTTGCATTGATATCGATAATGAAGCTGGTGGTTTACTTGCGACACAATATTTGATCAAAATGGGACATAAACATATAGCTTGCATTACAGGGCCGTTGAATAAATCTGATGCAAGAGGCCGCTTGCAAGGTTATAGAAAGGCGTTGGAAAATGCCGGGCTGGAATATAACGAAATGTTGGTTTCTGAAGCTGGGTTTACCGAAGAAACAGGGATGAGCTCTATGAAAAAACTGCTCAATCGCGGATGTCCGTTTTCGGCTGTATTTGCCGCGAATGATCATATGGCATTCGGAGCACGTGAAGTGCTGGTATCGGTCGGACTGTCTGTTCCTGATGATATTTCGTTAGTTGGCTTTGACAATATTCTTTTTGCCCGTTATCTCACACCGGGATTAACAACCATTGATTTTCCGATTGAGCAAATGAGCAAAGAAGCAGTAAAACTCGCGATTCATAAACTCAATAAAAATAAATCTGATGTGAATCTTAAACTTGTACCTTCTCTAGTCATTAGAGATTCAGTCAAGAACGTAATAAATACCCTATAA